The following are encoded together in the Cicer arietinum cultivar CDC Frontier isolate Library 1 chromosome 2, Cicar.CDCFrontier_v2.0, whole genome shotgun sequence genome:
- the LOC101512365 gene encoding uncharacterized protein — MEESEVPKRPREAQMEKDLEFEEYSSKRHKPYNHIISLLDLEEEESTQDLSPIMTTLQQEITCASNNKDTLLISQDNQNDQNNLTTFGCNLDDNSTLTYFSTPHELKEEEEDEKVKVMRHLLQASDDELGIPNTTSGDNDGLIGFLGEDDGFNGGDEFSFLCDKLWELEDERANYYALLQSEIFLWGH, encoded by the coding sequence atgGAGGAAAGTGAGGTACCAAAGAGGCCTAGAGAAGCCCAAATGGAAAAAGATTTAGAATTTGAAGAGTATTCTTCTAAGAGACACAAACCATACAACCACATAATCTCACTTCTTGATTTAGAGGAAGAGGAGTCAACACAAGACCTCTCTCCTATTATGACAACTCTCCAACAAGAAATCACATGTGCCTCTAACAACAAAGACACCCTTTTGATTTCTCAAGATaatcaaaatgaccaaaataacctCACTACTTTTGGTTGCAATTTAGATGACAATTCTACCCTCACTTATTTTTCTACTCCTCATGAGTTGAAAGAAGAGGAGGAAGATGAGAAAGTGAAAGTCATGAGGCATCTTCTTCAAGCCTCTGATGATGAACTTGGGATTCCAAACACTACTAGTGGGGATAATGATGGGTTAATTGGTTTTTTGGGGGAAGATGATGGATTTAACGGTGGAGATgagttttcttttttatgtGATAAATTATGGGAACTTGAAGATGAGAGAGCTAACTACTATGCTTTGTTGCAATCTGAAATCTTCTTGTGGGGGCATTAG